GCTCGACGCCGTCCATACAGCGGACGTTGATGCGGTTTGCCCCCAGCATCTCTGTGACGATTGCGAACACCTCGTCGTCGTCAGGCATGCGAAGATCCGTGCGCTCCTGATCGCTCATATCTCCCGCTACGGGAGGCAGGGGTTTAAGGTTTGGAAACCGCCTCGGGCCGGTCTGGTCCCTGGCCACTCACTCGCCACACGCCGACCGCCCCCCGCTCAGTGTAGCGTCCCCTCACGGACGTGCTCGTCGTAGGCAAACAGCGCATAGCCGACCTCGGCGGGGGAGTAACCCGTCGCTTGCGCGATCTCACGGATCGGCTCGATCATCGTCACGTAGTCGGCCGCGTCGAACGATTCCTTGCGTCCCTCCACATGTTCGAGGCGCTCCAACGAGGCCCACACGCGCGTGTCGACGACGGCGTGCCGGCCGGGATCGAGCGCGGTCAGCACGGCCGAGGCCGTCGGCGCTTTGAACCCCGAGAGCCCGCTGATGAGCCGGATCTTCGAGAAGTCGCCCTCGACTCGTCGGACGTTTTGCGTCACTTCGATACAGCGCGCTTTTGGGTTCGATTCGACGTGGTAGGCGCTTCTGGTCGAACTCTCGAAGGCCAGGTCGTAGAGTTGCTCGCGGGTGAGATGGCCCTGCTCGCGATACTGTTCGCCGAATTCGGCGAGGCGTTCGGGTACCAACCCTTGCGTGTCCGCGTACCGATCCAGGTTTTTCGCGACGAACTCCTCCATGCGGACTCGTCGGTCCCTGGTCCACAAGAACCCTCACTTCGGGTCCGACGAGCGGTGGCACGCGCGAGTCGGTGAGTGCTCGACTTGCCTCACACGCTCCCGCCGTGTCCGGAGGCGCGGTGTTCGGAGATGAGCTGGTCGACCATCTCGGCGGTCCGGGCCTTCTCACGCTCGCTCTCGTAGTCGCGCCACTCCTCGATTGCGGCCTCGACTTCCCGTTCGCGGGCGACGGCGAGTTCGTCGACCTCCTGGACGGTGACGGCGTCGGCCGGCGCGATGGGCACGCGTCGCTCGAACAGCACCTCGTCGGAGACGTCCGAGAGTCCGCCTGTCCGGAGGACCAGCCGCGGTTCCAGGTCGGCCAGCAGTTCGGCTGTCGATCGCCCGGCACCCGTGGCGTCACGGAACAGGATGATGTCGTCCTCGGCGAGGCCAAAGCGGTCGTCGGCGTCCTCGATGGCCTCGGTGGTGAACTTCTCGACGACCTTCACCGGGACCAGGCCCTCTTTGGCTTTCTCGACGTCGGCAAAATTGGAGTGATCGAGCTTCCAGAGGGCTTTCAGACGTTCGAGCTTGCCTTCGAGATCCGCGACGCGATCGCGCTCGTCTTCGAGTTCGCGTTCGAGGCGGTCGTTCTCGCGTTCGAGGCGGTTGACTTCCCGCCGTTTGCGCGTCTCGGCGCGCTGCTCGCTGCGGGCGGCTTCGAGTTTCTCCTCGTAGGCCGCGATCGTCTCGTCTTTGTCCTCGATCGTGCCACGGAGGTCCTCGACGTGTGATTCGAGGCGATCGACGCGTTCCCGGAGGCGTTTGATCTCTTTCTCTTCGGGGCTCAACTCCCGTGGTTCGTGCTCGCTCGTCTCCGTGGCTTCGCTCTCGTCGTCGCTGAGGTCTTCGAGGACGCTCTCGACGGATTCGTCGTTGGCGACGACCCGCGCGAGGACGGGGCCGACCTCCTCGCGTGGCGGGACTTTCGCCGCGACCCGCTCGAACTGCGTTTCGTGATCGTCGTAGGCTTCTAGGGCCGCCGCCAGGGCGTCCCGTTCGTGGTCGTTGTCGTAGGCCTGTTCGCGCGTTCGGTGCAGTTTCTCGTCGACGGCGAGGTCGCTGTCGGGCGTCCAGCCGGCGGCGTCGAAACTTCGGCGCAACTTCTCGACGGTCTCGGGCATCGGTGTCACGTCCGCGGCGACGAGGAGCGGTCGCCCACGCTCGATGACCCACTCGATGACTGCTGCGGTATCGTCGGTTCTCGTCGAGTAGACGTCCAGTACCTCGCCGTCGAGGCTGAGGACGGCCACGGCGGTCGTCGTTCCCGGGTCGACCCCGACGACGACGTGATCGCGCCGGTGGGCGAGTGGCTCGAATTCGATCCCGTCCCGACGCTCACGCTCGATCTCGATGCGGGTGTCGCCGGACCGCTCGGCCGAGATGGGGATCTCACCCGGGCTCGCTTGCACCTCGAAGACTGCGTTTGCGAACCCGCCGTACTTCTCGGTGACCTCCCGCTCGTAGTCCAGTGCGGCCGCGTCAAGTTCGCGTTCGACCTCGCGCGTTCGCTTTTTGACCGAGCCGTGGATGCGCCGCGTGTAGCGGTCCTCGCTCCACCCACCACCACCGCCCGTCGAGCGACCGCGGGCGACTTTCAGGCGTGTCGTGTCGGTAAACGCCGAGACTTCATAGCCCACGTTTCCCGCGGCCAGACGGGCTGTGGCCTCGGCTTCTTCCATCGGGTCCTTGCCGTATGGCACGCCGTGGCGCGTCGCGACCCGTGATAGCGGCTCTGGCTGTTGGTCACCGGTCACCTGGACGAGTCGCGTCTCCTCGGGCAACTCGCGGAGGAAGTGCACGAGGGCGTCCTTGTCCTCGGCGAGCTCGTACATGTTGTCCGTGGCGACGATCGCCGGTGTCTTCGTCTCGATCAGCCGGCGGAGCTTCCGGTGGCTCACCACGTCTCGCTCGATGGACTCGCCGTCGAAGATCACCAGCGCGTAGGCGGGCGAGTTACCTCTGACGTCCCCGCTTTGGATATCCACGCCGAAGATCACGTCGTCCAGGGCAGCCGTCCGTTGCACGGCCGTCGGTAGGGGAGTCAGGAGTATAAACGCCGTGGCGTCCCCACGCTCATCCGTCGAGCGGTCGGTAGAACTCGATGGTGTGTCCGTCTGGATCTTCGAGGAACGTCGCCTTGGCGTCGGCAGCCTCGACGACGTGTGGTTCGGTGCGGACCGACCCACCGGCTTTGCGGGCCTGCTCGGCGACGCGCTCGACGTCTTCGACGAGGAACGCAACGTGGTCAGTGTCTGCCCGCGACGGCGCGATCGGCGTCGTTCGCGTCGGATCGTGCTTGAGTTGGAGTTCGCCGTCGCCAGCACTGAGGTAGACATTCTCGACGCCGTCGGCAGTGAACGAGCAGGTTCGTTCGAACCCCAGATCCCCATAGAACGATAGCGAGCGATCCAACTTCGACACCCAGAGTGCGACGTGCGTCAGGTTCATGCCGGGACGGTTCCCATTCCTGACGGAAGACGCTAACGGCCCCTGTCTAGGCTGTGTTACTCGGAGTCTCCGTCGGCAATCGGCAACTGGACGGTCACGACTGTGCCCCTGGGATCCCGATCCGCAAACGAGATCGAGCCGCCGTAGCGATCGACGAGCATCCCGACGATGTACAGGCCCAGTCCAGACTGACTGTCTACCTCGTGGCCATCGGGGTTCAGCGCGGCTGTGCGCTCGGCCGGCGGGATGCCTGGGCCGTTGTCGGCTACCGAGACAGTCACCGCCCTCTCGCTTGCTTCTACCGATACTTCGACGGACGGGTTTTCCCGATCGTTGTGTTCGACGGCGTTGGTGAGCAGGTTGTGAAAGATCGTCGAGAGGAGTTCGTCGGCGGCGACGGCGACGTCCGGCAGTTCGCCGTCGACGGCGATCGTCGCCCGGCGATGGACCTCGCGTGCGTTGTCGACTTGCGTTTCGAGGACTCGTTCGAGTGAGATCCGACGACTGGTCGACCGATCGTCCACACCCAGTGACGCGACGAACGCCCGGACCTGCTCGGTCAGTTGGATCGCTTCCTCGGTGGTGCGTTGGACACGTTCGAGATAGTCCTGTCCGTCGTCTTCGACGTAGCTCTCTAAGTGACCGGTCATGCCGCTGATGATCTGGAGGTCGTTGCCGATATCGTGACGGACGATTCGGTTGAGCAAGGCGAGTTTCTCCCGCTCGTCGGCCAGTCGCTCCCGTTCAGCTTCGAGATCGCGGCGACGGCGCTGGCTGCGAGCGTCGTATCGGCCGACGAGTAGCCCGCCGATCCCACCGATCGACGCCAAGCCGCTAACGACGACGGAAATATTGGTCAACTCGACGCCGGCGGACAACTGATAGCCGACGATTCCAAGCGCGGCGAACGCGCCGAAGGCGGTCCCGAGGAACCACCACACTGTGACGGCAACGGCGAGTTCGCCGTCGAAATCGGTGTTTGCGAGCCAGTAGCCGCCGCCCAGGACACTCAGCCCGAACGTCATCGGCACGACGGTGCCAAGCAAGGGGGACCCGGTGGCGCTGGCACTCGTGACGGCCCGTATCAGCGGGACGACGACCCCGGCCAGGCCGGCTGCAGCGATGAACCAGGCACTGGCGAGACGAATACCCCGCGGCGACGCGGCGTCGAGACCCCGTGCGATGAGGGCATCGGCCCGCTGCTTGGCCATTACGACGTACTTAGACTACAGGGAAGTAACTGTTCTGACTTCGAGACACTGGCGCTTTCGCTCTCCAGTTTTCGACCGTTTCGACGGTGACGATCGCGCTCTCCTCCTCTACCGTGTCATTCGCTGTCCGGGAACGGGACATCGAGCGTCTGGCCGTCTGCCGCGACGAAAGCACCGTCACCGAATGCGTCTCGGGCCTCTGTTTCGAGGCGGTGGCCCTGCCCCGCGTACCGCGTCGAGACGTGGGTGAGTGCGAGCCGCTTTGCCCCAGCCTCGGCGGCCAGCGTCGCCGCCTCGCGCGCCGTCGAGTGCCCGGTTCCGGCCGCCCGTTCGGCGCGATCGTCGGCGAACGTGCCGTCGTGGATCAACAGCTCTGCATCCTCGCTGGCTCGCCGGACAGCCTCGACTGGCCGCGTATCGCCCGTGTAGACGACGGTCCGTCCGGGTCGGGGCGGCCCGACGACCTCCTCGGGCTGGATCGTCCGCCCGTTGTGTTCGACTGGCTTGCCGTCGTGGAGTTTGGAGTACTTTGGCCCCGGTGAGATCCCGAGCTTTTCCTCGGCTTTCTGGCGGTCGAATCGGCCCTTGCGGTCGTCCTCTTCGAGGACGTAGCCGATCGACCGTGTGCGATGTTCGGTCTCGATCGCTCGAATCTCGTACTCGTCGGCGTCTAGCACCACGTCCCCTGCCCGATTTTGCGTAATCCGAATGGGGTAGGAGGGACGGTCGCCGGTCGCTCCGATGAGATCCTCCAGTCGGGACCGCGTGCCCTGAGGGGCGTGAATCGCCAGCGGGGCCTCGCGGTCGTTGAAGTCCATCGTCTGTAAGAGGCCCGGGATGCCCAGGACGTGATCGCCGTGGAGGTGGGTGATGAAGATGTGTGCGACGTCGAATCCCGTCCCAAAGTGCATCATCTGGCGCTGAGTCCCCTCACCACAGTCAAAGAGCAGTCGCTCACCGTCTCGGGAGAACATGATCGCCGAGGGGTTACGTTCGGTCGTCGGCACCGCACCGCTGGTCCCAAGGAACGTCACGCGCATTACCCGTCTGTCACCCGTCGACGGCTAAACGCCCTTCGAATCGACCGGGCGGCGACCGCTCGTCTCTTACCGGTTCGGGATTGTCGGCCTCTCACCGTGATGGCGTCGCTAGCATCCGGCCCCCACAGACGGCACAGGCCACGGGCCGGCGCTCGCCTGCTGTCTCCCAACCACACTTGGCACACTCGAACGTGTAGGGGTACTCGTCGCTGTCCTCCTCACCCATCTCACCCACTCCCTGTACTTCCTCCCAAATCAGTGTTGATATCGGCTGTCGATCTCCCCGTGTCCGACTACTTCGTCGATTGGGAAACACACATCTGCCAGTTCTCCCCACGACCGTGACCAATCTGTCTCAGGTCATCTCGACTGGTTCGCTGGATCACTGTGCTGTCCCTGTGCGGTCTGCTCGTCGTCGAATGGACTGCTCCTGAACAGCGACTGTTGTATTCGTAGTCGGATAGTCTTTCATTTTGATTGTAATATCGGAAAGACTCGACGCATCGTCGTCGTTTTGGGGTGCAAATTTGGTGGTATGGCAAAGCCTTTTTACAGCGTGGGTCGTGAGAACTTTTATCGGAGGTGATGTGAACGCACTACACACTCTCACTTGGTATGGCCGACGCGTGCTGCATCCCTGATCCTGTGATCGACTGTCCCTAGCCCCAGCGACCCCTGTCAGCTACTTTCCAGGCCCTAGAATGGCCCACTCCATCGGTGCGGTCGTCACTGTTTGGTCTCTCGATTGTCACTATTCGAGCGCTCCACGGGAGAGGCTTCTATGGCTGTGGCTCACTTCTCATCGAGATGCTCCCGATCGGCTGCTTGGAGGGGCCAATGAGGGGAGCGTTTTTAGGTGTGGTGGTACTTCACACAGGTATGCACTTCGTCATCGTCGGGTTCGGGCGGGTCGGGATGCGTACCGCCAGGGTGCTCCGGGAGGAGGACCACGACGTCACGATCGTCGAGATCGACGCCAAGCGGGCCGAGCGCGCACGCGAGGAGTCCTTCGAGACGATACTGGGCGACTGCACTGATACGGACACCCTCGACGCAGCGGGCATCGCCGAGGCGGACGCCATCGCCGGGTTGACGGGCGATCTCAACGCTAATTTCGCCGCGTGTATGATCGGTACCGAACACGGTTGTCGGACGGTCCTGCGGATCGATGCGGATTATCGGGAGGAACTGTACGACAACTACGCCAGCGAGGTCGACGAAGTCATCTATCCCGAGCGGCTGGGTGCCGCGGGGGCGAAAACGGCTATGCTCGGCGGTGATTTCGACGTCTTGGCGGACCTCACCGAGCACCTGACCGTCACGTCGATCCGTATCCCGGCGGACTCACCGGTGGTCGGTGATCGTGTGGTCACGCTCGATCTTCCTGGCTCCGCCCAAATCTACGCCCACGGTCGCAACGACGAACCGATGTCGATTCCGCTGCCCAGAACCACGATCGAACCCGGCGATCGCATCGCGATCACTGCCCCACCCGAGGCTATCGAGGAGATCCGCACCCATCTGACTCCCGCTGTCGACGCCTGAGGGGCTCTCGCTGGCTATTTCACTCACGAACGCGTGGCTGTATCACTGTGTGCCGTTCGGGCCTGTCGAAAACGGGTGGGTGCCCGGGCGCGCTGTGGGAGGATGGGAAAACGACGAGGCCGTCGGTGCGCGCCCATCCTAACTGCCTGGTGGGGCCTACAAAAACTGCGTCAGACGAGTGCATGACGGCTCGCTGATACAGACCGATAGCGCATACCTCCGTCTTCAGGCGGAGGTCAAGCGGTAGGCATAGTGCGTCAATCCACAAGTCCCGCCATTACTGGATTTCCCACGCTTCACCGAAGGTATTAACACGCTGACGAACCATAGTGTGAACACGGATGAAGACCACACGGCACGCGACCTACAACCTCAACTACCACATAGTGTGGTTGCCGAAGTCTCGCAGAACAGATGGTTCTGCGGACATCGCGGAACAGGGTTCCGCTCAGTACCGTCAGTCGGTACTCGTCTACGAGGTCGCCGACCGTGTGCGAGACATCCTCCACGAGATCGCCGACGACAAGGGCTTGGAGATAATCGACCTGACCGTTCAACCCGACCACATCCACCTGTTCGTCAGTAGTCCACCGAAGCACGCGCCGTCACTTCTCGCCAACTGGTTCAAGGGTATTTCCTCGCGGAAATACAACCACCGCTACGCCGACAACGACGGCGAGAAGATTCGATGGGCACGGGGCTACTACGCAGGAACGGCGGGGCACGTTTCCAGCGAGACGGTGCAGGATTACATTCAGCGTCAACAGAACTCATGAGTTCTGTTTGGCACACGAGAAACGCCGCGTTTCTCGGGACGTCACAAGGAGGATGACCAATGACGGAACTCACCAAGACGCTGGAACTGAAACTGGTAGACCCGAACGCGCACAAACGGCGGAAACTCCGCGAGACGCGGGACGCCTACCAGCAGGCCCTTCAAGATGCGTTCGACGCTGGTTGTACCACCCAGACCGAAGCGAACGACATGGTAGTCAACTACGACCTGTCGGGGTACGCGAAGAACGCCCTCAAGAAGTACGTCCCGCAGTTGACGACGACGTACAACGCGGGCGACCTTCACGACGACCACCCTGTTCGGTTCACCAACGAGGGGGTACGCCTCGACCACCAGCCCAAGAACGCTATCGAGTGGTACGTCAAAATCCCGCACCACGAGGATTACCACCTCTGGATGCCAGCACAGCCGAATCCCGACCAACGGGACTGGCTGGAAGCGTTGAACGCTGGTGACGCAGAGATGGGTGAGAGTCGGCTGTTCCAGCGGGATGGGACGTGGTATTTCCACGTCACCGCCACCCGCGACGTGGAGGATTGTTCCAAGGTGTCCGCCGATGAACGGACGCCGATCGGAGTGGACATTGGGGAAGCGTCACTCGTCACGGTGTGTCACCGCGACGGCCACGGTTCTCCGACCCGCCCTGAACTATGGGCTGACGAAGGCAAAACCGTTCGTCGGCTTCGCAAGACCTACTTCACCGCCACGCGACGGCTTCAAGAACGCGGAAGCGAGCGTCTCGCCGAGTCATTCGGTGACGACCTGTGGAACCAGATAGACGACGTGCTCCATCGTGTCACCCGCGAAGTCGTGGAGTACGCCGAATCCGTCGAGAATCCCGTGCTGGTTCTGGAAGACCTGACGTACATACGGGAGTCGATGGACTACGGCGAATATATGAACCGCCGTCTCCACGGATGGGGATTCGCCAAACTCCATGCGCAGATACGGTACAAGGCCGTTGAGAAGGGGATTCCTGTCGAGACGGTGAATCCTCGAAATACCTCGAAGGAGTGCCATGCGTGCGGTGAAGTTGGGTATCGCCCGAGGCAGGCGACGTTCAAGTGTACGAACGACGACTGCTGGATGGGCGAGTACCAAGCCGATGTGAACGGGGCGATAAACATCGCAGACCGCTACCTCAGCGGAGAGAGTCGTTTCAGAGAACACGAGAACGACGATGACTCGGCTGAGGATGGGGCGTGTTTGACCGCGCCACAAGACAGCCAAGCCGTTAACGAATCGCGAAGCGATTCGTTCGCACACCAGAAATCTTCGATTTCTGGGGACGATGCTGAAGTCCAGCAGGAGACGCTTGGAACGTATGCGTCTTGAAACCACAGGGCCGACTCGTTCGGCCTGAAATCCCGTGGCGGGATTCCCGCGTCTTCAGGCGCGGGAGGAGGTCAACCGAGGGCTTTTGCCCGTCAGCACCGACAGGCAGGACATGGACTCCTGGGACGTGTTGTTCGACCGAGCGAAAGACGTCGAGACGTCCGTCGACGCTATCGGCCAGCGGTTGGCGGCCCACCGGGCCGATGACGACGAGTGACCCCACGCGGTTCGTGGCTGACGCCGACGTGTTGGCGGCGGACCTGCTGGTCGGCGGCCAGGCCCGGCAGGCGATGGCACGTATTCGTGCCCACGACTGGCTGACGCTGCTCGCCAGCGACGCTCTCCTCGCCGACGCCGCGGCCCTGATTGCGGACATCGCGGGGCAGTCACTGGCTACTGACTGGCGTGCCCGGATCGAGCGTGAACGCCACTCGGTCACCCATCCGGATGGGGACCATCCGGCCCTGGCATCGGCTGTCGCCGGCGACGCCGGGCACGTCCTCTCTTTCGACGAGCAACTCACTGGCGCACAAGCCGGTGTCGCACTCCGAAGATACACGGTCAGCGTCCGCTCGCCAGCGGCATTCCTGGCTGTGTTCGATGCCCAATCACTGTACGAAGCGACGGTCGGTGGGGACTATCCTGGGCCGGATCGTGATCCGCGACAGTGAGCGGTCGCAACCGAGCCCGACTGCCACGCCGAGTCGCGATTTACGCCGTCGGTTCGGCCGGGGCGCTCACTGCTCGATATCGAGTTCGAACTGTTCGTGTTCGACGGCCGCGTTGAGCACGACGCTCGTGTTTGACTCTTTGATCTCGGGGTCGGTAAGCAGGCTCTTGATCTCGGCGTTCATGTCGTCGGTGTCGGCGAACTTCCCGACCGCGATGATGTCGTGATCGCCCGTCACTTCGTAGACGCTGATCATCTGGTCGAGTTCTTCGAGTCGATCAGTAACTTCGGGCAGAGCGCTTCCTTCGACTTTCAACTGGAGGATCGCCGTGACGTCGTAGCCGATCTCGCCGTAGTCGACCCGCGGTGTGTACCCCTGAATGATTCCCTGTTCTTCGAGATCCGAGAGATGGTTCGAGACCGTCGTGACCGAGACGTCGAGGTCGTCGGCGAGGCTTCGGAGGCTTGCGCGCCCGTCGCTCAGCAGTTCGTTGATGAGCTTGCGGTCGAGATTTTCGTACGTCATTGGCGTCACTGACGGGATCTACCCATTAGAATTTTACGAATATCCAATTCTCGAAGTGACACGGAAGATTTGCGCAGAGCGGCAGTGTTTTTATATCGGGGGTACAGTTCGGGAGTGACGAGAAAGATGACAAACGATCAGCTCACAGACGGCGGGTTGTCCGCCGAGGCCGAGGCAGTGCTCGAAGCGATCGACGAGAAGAACGTCGACTTCCTGCGGTTGCAGTTTACGGACATTCTGGGGACCGTCAAGAACGTCTCGATTACGGCCGACCAGGCCGAGAAAGCCTTCACCGAGGGGATCTACTTCGACGGCTCGTCGATCGACGGGTTCGTCCGGATTCAAGAGTCGGACATGCGCCTCGACCCCGATCCGTCGACCTTTGCCGTCCTGCCGTGGCGGACCAGCGAGGATAGCGCTGCCGCCCGTCTCATCTGTGATGTGATCAACACCTCGACTGGCGAACCCTTCGAGGGCGATCCGCGTGGCATTCTCAAGACGGCCATCGACCGCGCAAACGAGATGGGTTACGAGGTCAACGTCGCCCCCGAACCCGAGTTCTTCCTCTTCGAAGAGGACGAGGACGGTCGTGCGACCACGAAGACCAACGACGTCGGCGGGTACTTCGACCTCGCGCCCAAGGACCTCGCAAGCGACGTCCGCCGGGACATCATCTTCGGCTTAGAGGACATGGGCTTCGACATCGAGGCCTCTCACCACGAGGTCGCCGAGGGCCAACACGAGATCAACTTCACCTACGACGACGCCCTCTCGACGGCCGATAACGTCGCCACCTTCCGGTCGGTCGTCCGCGCCATCGCGGCCGAACACGACCTCCACGCCACGTTCATGCCCAAGCCGATCCCGAAAATCAACGGCTCGGGGATGCACACCCACATCTCACTGTTCACCGCCGAGGGCGAGAACGCCTTCCACGACGGTGACGACGAGTTCGACCTCAGCGGGACGGCAAAGCAGTTCCTCGCGGGTATCCTCGACCACGCGCCCGCGATCACCGCCGTCACGAACCCGACCGTCAACAGCTACAAGCGCCTGGTCCCAGGCTACGAGGCACCCGTCTACGTCGCCTGGTCCGATCGGAACCGCTCGGCGCTGATCCGCAAGCCCGCCGCCCGCGTCCCCGCCGCCAGCCGGATCGAGGCCCGTTTCCCCGATCCGTCCTCGAACCCGTACCTGGCCTTTGCGGCGCTTATCCACGCTGGCCTGGATGGGATCGAGAACGGAATCGACTGCCCCGATCCAGTCCGGGAGAACATCTACGAGTTCGACGAGGCAAAACGCGACGAGTACGGCATCGACACGCTGCCCGAGAACCTCGGCGAAGCGCTCGACGCCCTCGAAGACGACGAGGTTATTCTCGACGCGCTTGGCCCCC
The sequence above is drawn from the Halorhabdus sp. CBA1104 genome and encodes:
- a CDS encoding DUF460 domain-containing protein, yielding MQRTAALDDVIFGVDIQSGDVRGNSPAYALVIFDGESIERDVVSHRKLRRLIETKTPAIVATDNMYELAEDKDALVHFLRELPEETRLVQVTGDQQPEPLSRVATRHGVPYGKDPMEEAEATARLAAGNVGYEVSAFTDTTRLKVARGRSTGGGGGWSEDRYTRRIHGSVKKRTREVERELDAAALDYEREVTEKYGGFANAVFEVQASPGEIPISAERSGDTRIEIERERRDGIEFEPLAHRRDHVVVGVDPGTTTAVAVLSLDGEVLDVYSTRTDDTAAVIEWVIERGRPLLVAADVTPMPETVEKLRRSFDAAGWTPDSDLAVDEKLHRTREQAYDNDHERDALAAALEAYDDHETQFERVAAKVPPREEVGPVLARVVANDESVESVLEDLSDDESEATETSEHEPRELSPEEKEIKRLRERVDRLESHVEDLRGTIEDKDETIAAYEEKLEAARSEQRAETRKRREVNRLERENDRLERELEDERDRVADLEGKLERLKALWKLDHSNFADVEKAKEGLVPVKVVEKFTTEAIEDADDRFGLAEDDIILFRDATGAGRSTAELLADLEPRLVLRTGGLSDVSDEVLFERRVPIAPADAVTVQEVDELAVAREREVEAAIEEWRDYESEREKARTAEMVDQLISEHRASGHGGSV
- a CDS encoding VOC family protein, producing MNLTHVALWVSKLDRSLSFYGDLGFERTCSFTADGVENVYLSAGDGELQLKHDPTRTTPIAPSRADTDHVAFLVEDVERVAEQARKAGGSVRTEPHVVEAADAKATFLEDPDGHTIEFYRPLDG
- a CDS encoding sensor histidine kinase KdpD, producing MAKQRADALIARGLDAASPRGIRLASAWFIAAAGLAGVVVPLIRAVTSASATGSPLLGTVVPMTFGLSVLGGGYWLANTDFDGELAVAVTVWWFLGTAFGAFAALGIVGYQLSAGVELTNISVVVSGLASIGGIGGLLVGRYDARSQRRRRDLEAERERLADEREKLALLNRIVRHDIGNDLQIISGMTGHLESYVEDDGQDYLERVQRTTEEAIQLTEQVRAFVASLGVDDRSTSRRISLERVLETQVDNAREVHRRATIAVDGELPDVAVAADELLSTIFHNLLTNAVEHNDRENPSVEVSVEASERAVTVSVADNGPGIPPAERTAALNPDGHEVDSQSGLGLYIVGMLVDRYGGSISFADRDPRGTVVTVQLPIADGDSE
- the rnz gene encoding ribonuclease Z, which encodes MRVTFLGTSGAVPTTERNPSAIMFSRDGERLLFDCGEGTQRQMMHFGTGFDVAHIFITHLHGDHVLGIPGLLQTMDFNDREAPLAIHAPQGTRSRLEDLIGATGDRPSYPIRITQNRAGDVVLDADEYEIRAIETEHRTRSIGYVLEEDDRKGRFDRQKAEEKLGISPGPKYSKLHDGKPVEHNGRTIQPEEVVGPPRPGRTVVYTGDTRPVEAVRRASEDAELLIHDGTFADDRAERAAGTGHSTAREAATLAAEAGAKRLALTHVSTRYAGQGHRLETEARDAFGDGAFVAADGQTLDVPFPDSE
- a CDS encoding TrkA family potassium uptake protein; the protein is MHFVIVGFGRVGMRTARVLREEDHDVTIVEIDAKRAERAREESFETILGDCTDTDTLDAAGIAEADAIAGLTGDLNANFAACMIGTEHGCRTVLRIDADYREELYDNYASEVDEVIYPERLGAAGAKTAMLGGDFDVLADLTEHLTVTSIRIPADSPVVGDRVVTLDLPGSAQIYAHGRNDEPMSIPLPRTTIEPGDRIAITAPPEAIEEIRTHLTPAVDA
- the tnpA gene encoding IS200/IS605 family transposase; the encoded protein is MKTTRHATYNLNYHIVWLPKSRRTDGSADIAEQGSAQYRQSVLVYEVADRVRDILHEIADDKGLEIIDLTVQPDHIHLFVSSPPKHAPSLLANWFKGISSRKYNHRYADNDGEKIRWARGYYAGTAGHVSSETVQDYIQRQQNS
- a CDS encoding RNA-guided endonuclease TnpB family protein, whose amino-acid sequence is MTELTKTLELKLVDPNAHKRRKLRETRDAYQQALQDAFDAGCTTQTEANDMVVNYDLSGYAKNALKKYVPQLTTTYNAGDLHDDHPVRFTNEGVRLDHQPKNAIEWYVKIPHHEDYHLWMPAQPNPDQRDWLEALNAGDAEMGESRLFQRDGTWYFHVTATRDVEDCSKVSADERTPIGVDIGEASLVTVCHRDGHGSPTRPELWADEGKTVRRLRKTYFTATRRLQERGSERLAESFGDDLWNQIDDVLHRVTREVVEYAESVENPVLVLEDLTYIRESMDYGEYMNRRLHGWGFAKLHAQIRYKAVEKGIPVETVNPRNTSKECHACGEVGYRPRQATFKCTNDDCWMGEYQADVNGAINIADRYLSGESRFREHENDDDSAEDGACLTAPQDSQAVNESRSDSFAHQKSSISGDDAEVQQETLGTYAS
- the lrp gene encoding HTH-type transcriptional regulator Lrp; protein product: MTYENLDRKLINELLSDGRASLRSLADDLDVSVTTVSNHLSDLEEQGIIQGYTPRVDYGEIGYDVTAILQLKVEGSALPEVTDRLEELDQMISVYEVTGDHDIIAVGKFADTDDMNAEIKSLLTDPEIKESNTSVVLNAAVEHEQFELDIEQ
- the glnA gene encoding type I glutamate--ammonia ligase, whose amino-acid sequence is MTNDQLTDGGLSAEAEAVLEAIDEKNVDFLRLQFTDILGTVKNVSITADQAEKAFTEGIYFDGSSIDGFVRIQESDMRLDPDPSTFAVLPWRTSEDSAAARLICDVINTSTGEPFEGDPRGILKTAIDRANEMGYEVNVAPEPEFFLFEEDEDGRATTKTNDVGGYFDLAPKDLASDVRRDIIFGLEDMGFDIEASHHEVAEGQHEINFTYDDALSTADNVATFRSVVRAIAAEHDLHATFMPKPIPKINGSGMHTHISLFTAEGENAFHDGDDEFDLSGTAKQFLAGILDHAPAITAVTNPTVNSYKRLVPGYEAPVYVAWSDRNRSALIRKPAARVPAASRIEARFPDPSSNPYLAFAALIHAGLDGIENGIDCPDPVRENIYEFDEAKRDEYGIDTLPENLGEALDALEDDEVILDALGPHTSEKFLQAKRQEYKDYLVDVSEWELDRYLETF